A section of the Leptospira semungkisensis genome encodes:
- a CDS encoding sodium-dependent bicarbonate transport family permease, whose protein sequence is MDIHAVVENVLNPPVLFFFLGMGVVLFKSDLVVPDQIGKFFSMFLLFSIGFKGGHELFKTPFSEEHLYVLLGCMFMAMLVPVYAYFILKIKLDRPNAAALAGSFGSISAVTFVTAGAFLHNVGQEFGGFIVAGMALMESPAIVVAVILDRIGRTKAEGTGSGKGFSWKHLLHEAFFGYSIYLLLGSLIVGYFTGESGWKKESPFSENLFQGILTLFLLDMGISAAKRFKELKSVGSFLIVAALFLMALNATLGLVLVKIIGMPLGDAFMFVVLCASASYIAVPAAMKGSIPEANPSIYLTVALSIVFPINIIAGIPLYYYLVKTVLGV, encoded by the coding sequence ATGGATATTCATGCCGTTGTGGAGAACGTCCTAAACCCCCCGGTTTTGTTTTTCTTCCTGGGGATGGGAGTAGTTCTTTTTAAATCGGATCTGGTTGTTCCAGATCAAATTGGAAAGTTCTTCTCTATGTTTCTTTTGTTCTCCATCGGGTTCAAGGGTGGACACGAGCTTTTCAAAACTCCATTCAGCGAAGAACACCTCTATGTTCTCTTAGGCTGTATGTTTATGGCGATGCTGGTTCCGGTTTACGCGTATTTTATACTCAAAATCAAACTAGATCGTCCGAATGCCGCCGCACTTGCTGGTTCCTTTGGATCCATTAGTGCAGTTACCTTCGTTACTGCAGGAGCTTTCCTTCATAACGTTGGACAAGAATTTGGCGGATTCATCGTTGCCGGTATGGCTCTAATGGAATCGCCTGCTATTGTAGTAGCGGTTATTCTAGACAGAATCGGTCGCACTAAAGCGGAAGGTACTGGCAGTGGCAAGGGCTTCTCTTGGAAGCACTTACTTCACGAAGCATTCTTCGGATATTCCATCTACTTACTATTAGGTTCCCTAATCGTTGGTTACTTTACTGGTGAATCCGGATGGAAAAAAGAATCTCCTTTCTCTGAGAACCTTTTCCAAGGGATCTTAACTCTGTTCCTTTTGGACATGGGTATTTCCGCTGCGAAACGCTTCAAAGAATTGAAGAGTGTAGGTTCTTTCTTGATCGTTGCCGCTCTTTTCCTCATGGCGCTTAACGCAACCTTAGGATTAGTTTTGGTTAAGATTATCGGAATGCCTTTAGGCGACGCATTTATGTTCGTGGTCCTTTGCGCTTCCGCTTCTTACATCGCAGTTCCTGCTGCAATGAAAGGATCCATCCCTGAAGCAAATCCAAGTATCTATCTCACTGTAGCTCTATCGATCGTATTCCCGATCAACATCATTGCGGGAATCCCTCTATACTACTACTTAGTGAAGACAGTTCTCGGAGTGTAA
- a CDS encoding helix-turn-helix domain-containing protein, protein MGHFHDKIRRLFSPFSRIAVPGPYLILLVSLFFGEGIFASPSLPGPDVIRLSSSSPVENISSKMEYRYRGYQYQHCKPETIALLHQLEWHHNSGNVLRVRRNSSGNWLRFKLANEGNDPLSRTLALLWLNVPDAELCSVDSKGKYEAGFAGYDSDPVWDDFISPLPHFNIRLEPKEERTFYLYVLSNEDINYPVRLLSEDDYMVIVRLRSVLFLAVGFVLTLAIGFNVFFYIRSKKLLFLSLLLHLTSVAATLYFLHGKEFASIAGNANNLFRHNYFLFLGITHFAFFLYMASWSKEGTGVIYRSPLFWLVCFTGVLYPLIPLYQFWYDHRILVLVLNYGFMLFYFGKTHVSSLRHNTLYEMFFISVWGIFLLLDLYKTIFHFDFYPYNRIAVYGVLYYLPALTVFVSLLSREILRRREEEVSSKKTHLSSLDVNDFVKKIGALLEKDKIYLTKSLKEENMAKELGITIHQLSELINTEFKTNFPSLINQYRVEEAKGLLKQFPNENTTEIGAKAGFSSRSAFYLEFKKITGTNPNSYRKENLKERTAN, encoded by the coding sequence ATGGGGCATTTTCACGACAAAATTCGTAGGTTATTCTCTCCCTTCTCCAGAATAGCAGTCCCTGGGCCCTACCTCATTTTGCTGGTCTCGTTGTTCTTTGGGGAAGGAATCTTTGCTTCTCCTAGTTTGCCGGGACCGGATGTAATCCGTCTCTCCTCTTCTTCTCCTGTAGAGAATATCAGCTCTAAAATGGAATATAGGTATCGAGGATACCAATACCAGCATTGCAAGCCTGAGACGATTGCGCTTCTTCACCAATTGGAATGGCATCATAATTCCGGAAATGTGCTCAGAGTCCGTAGGAACTCCTCCGGAAACTGGCTTCGTTTTAAGCTCGCGAATGAAGGAAATGATCCTCTCAGTCGAACTCTCGCCCTTCTTTGGCTAAATGTTCCGGACGCGGAACTCTGCTCTGTTGATTCGAAAGGAAAATACGAGGCAGGGTTTGCTGGTTACGACTCTGATCCTGTTTGGGATGATTTTATTTCTCCTCTTCCTCATTTTAATATCCGGTTGGAACCAAAGGAAGAACGAACCTTTTATCTATATGTGTTATCAAACGAGGATATCAATTATCCGGTCCGGCTTTTGTCGGAAGATGATTATATGGTTATCGTTCGATTGCGTTCCGTGCTTTTTCTGGCGGTAGGATTCGTTTTGACTTTGGCGATCGGATTTAACGTTTTCTTTTACATTAGATCCAAAAAACTTTTATTCTTAAGTCTTTTACTACATTTGACTTCGGTTGCAGCTACTTTATATTTTCTGCATGGAAAAGAGTTCGCTTCTATCGCGGGGAATGCGAACAATTTATTCCGCCACAATTACTTCCTTTTCTTGGGGATTACTCACTTTGCTTTCTTCTTGTATATGGCTTCTTGGAGTAAGGAAGGAACTGGAGTCATCTATAGATCTCCTCTATTTTGGTTAGTCTGCTTTACCGGAGTTCTTTATCCGTTGATCCCTCTTTACCAATTCTGGTATGATCATCGGATTTTGGTTCTCGTACTAAATTACGGTTTTATGTTATTCTACTTCGGGAAGACTCATGTTTCTTCTCTTAGGCATAATACTCTCTATGAGATGTTCTTTATTTCCGTCTGGGGAATCTTCCTTCTTCTGGATCTGTACAAGACTATTTTCCATTTCGATTTCTATCCGTACAATCGGATCGCAGTCTATGGAGTTCTTTATTATTTGCCCGCTCTTACTGTCTTCGTATCCTTATTGTCTAGAGAGATCTTAAGAAGAAGAGAAGAAGAAGTTTCGTCCAAAAAGACTCATCTTTCTTCTTTGGATGTGAATGACTTTGTGAAAAAGATAGGCGCTCTTTTAGAGAAAGATAAGATCTATCTGACCAAGTCTTTGAAAGAAGAGAATATGGCCAAGGAACTTGGGATTACCATTCATCAGCTTTCCGAATTGATCAATACTGAATTCAAGACGAATTTTCCTTCTCTCATTAATCAATATAGAGTGGAAGAAGCAAAAGGTCTTCTGAAACAATTTCCGAATGAGAATACTACCGAGATTGGAGCGAAAGCTGGTTTTAGTTCCAGATCTGCATTCTATCTGGAATTCAAAAAGATCACTGGTACGAATCCGAATTCGTACCGAAAAGAAAATTTAAAAGAAAGAACCGCGAACTAA
- the ychF gene encoding redox-regulated ATPase YchF, translated as MSLNCGIVGLPNVGKSTIFNALTKAGAEMQNYPFCTIEPNKGIVEVPDTRLERLTELYQPQKTVPAIMEFVDIAGLVKGASQGEGLGNKFLSHIREVDAICHVVRAFEDDNITHVHGKINPVDDAQVVTMELVLADLDSAEKQYQKIARNAKGGNKEAQEAYNLLEKIIAVLKEGKPARLAEIKPEEQKLVKTFNLITAKPVLYVANITDKAAIAKENPLVDAIRKMAKEEGAEVVTLCGKFEEEISGLSREEQTEFLAEIGETRSGLDRMIQAAYKLLGLVTFFTAGEQEARAWTTGVGSTGPVAASVIHSDFEKAFIRAEVMKFEDLDRTGNPTKVKEEGKLRIEGKEYIVQDGDVIYFRINA; from the coding sequence ATGAGCTTGAATTGCGGAATCGTAGGTCTACCCAACGTGGGAAAATCCACCATATTTAATGCGTTAACCAAGGCCGGTGCCGAAATGCAGAACTATCCGTTCTGCACAATAGAACCGAACAAGGGAATCGTTGAAGTTCCGGACACAAGACTCGAAAGACTTACTGAGCTCTATCAACCTCAGAAAACTGTTCCTGCAATTATGGAATTCGTGGATATTGCAGGCCTTGTAAAAGGTGCCAGCCAGGGAGAAGGTTTAGGAAATAAATTCTTATCTCATATCCGAGAAGTGGATGCGATCTGCCATGTGGTCCGAGCATTCGAAGACGATAATATCACTCACGTCCACGGTAAGATCAATCCGGTCGACGATGCACAAGTAGTTACGATGGAATTGGTCCTCGCAGACCTGGATTCTGCAGAGAAGCAATACCAAAAGATCGCAAGAAATGCCAAAGGCGGAAACAAAGAAGCGCAAGAGGCATACAATCTATTAGAAAAGATCATAGCAGTCTTAAAAGAAGGAAAACCTGCGAGACTCGCAGAGATCAAACCAGAAGAACAAAAACTGGTAAAGACCTTCAACCTGATCACGGCGAAACCGGTTCTATATGTTGCAAACATCACTGACAAGGCTGCAATCGCAAAAGAAAATCCTTTGGTAGATGCTATTCGCAAAATGGCAAAAGAAGAAGGAGCCGAAGTCGTCACTCTCTGCGGAAAATTCGAAGAAGAGATCTCAGGATTAAGTAGAGAAGAGCAAACCGAATTCTTAGCGGAAATCGGAGAGACAAGAAGTGGGTTGGATAGAATGATCCAGGCCGCTTACAAACTACTTGGACTCGTTACATTTTTCACTGCGGGAGAACAAGAAGCAAGAGCTTGGACCACAGGAGTGGGAAGCACAGGCCCAGTCGCCGCTTCGGTAATCCATTCCGATTTCGAGAAGGCATTTATTCGCGCAGAGGTAATGAAATTCGAAGACTTGGATCGAACAGGCAATCCAACCAAGGTAAAAGAAGAAGGAAAGCTTCGGATCGAAGGTAAGGAATATATCGTCCAAGATGGAGATGTGATCTACTTCAGGATCAACGCCTGA